Part of the Halorhabdus utahensis DSM 12940 genome, GGACGGACTCCGGATGGAGGGTGGCCGTCTCAATCGACGCTCGCCGCGGGTTCGTCCTCGACGACGAGCTCCCGGCTCGGTGGCTCGATCGAGTCGATGATCTCTTCGACGACTGCCCCGGTTTCGAGGTCGCTCAACTCCGCGTCGGTACTCAACACCAGCCGGTGAGAGAGGATCGGTTCGGCGAGGGACTTGACGTCGCTGGGGATCACGTACGCCCGATCCTGGATCGCGGCCCTGGCTTTGGCAGTGTTAAGAAACGCGATCGATGCCCGGGGCGAGGCCCCGTACTCGACGTGTGACGATGTCCGGGTTGCCTCGACCAGGTCCAGGATGTACTCCTGGACTGCTTGGGCGACGTAGGTGTCGGCCACCCGTTCCTGGGCCTCGCGGATCTCCTCGGCAGTCACGACGCGTTCAGCCCGGGACGGTCCGAGATCGGGGTCCGCGTCGAACCGCCGGAGGAGTTCCGTTTCGTCGTCACGGTCCGGGAGCCCGGCGATGAGCTTCATCTGGAATCGGTCACGCTGGGCTTCGGGGAGTTCGAACGTCCCCTCCATTTCGATCGGGTTCTGCGTGGCGACGACGATGAACGGATCCGGGAGTTCGAGGGTCTCCCCCTCTATCGTGACGTGGCGTTCCTGCATCGCTTCCAGCAACGCCGACTGCGTCTTCGGCGTCGCCCGGTTGATCTCGTCCGCGACGACCACGTTTGCGAACACCGGGCCACGCTGGAGTTCGAACTGGCCGGTCCCTTCCCGGTAGATCGAGGTCCCGGTGATGTCCGCGGGGAGGATGTCAGGCGTCATCTGGATGCGATTGGACTCCAGTCCAGTCGCCCGCGCGAAGAGGTCTGCAAGCGTCGTCTTCGCGACGCCAGGGACCCCTTCGAGTAGCACGTGGCCGTCGGTGAGCAGGGCGATCGTCAGCCGTTCGACGAGATCCTCGTTGCCGATGAGCACGGACCCGACTTCCGCCTGGACGGCGTCGTGGATCTCGGCGGGGTCACTCATTGCCTCTCCGTTGGCGTCGCCGTCGTATAATGGCTTTCGTCACACGTGAGACCTGCTCGTCGTCCCAGTCCGGATGGCGATCCCGGATGAACGCATCCAGGTCTTCCGCGTCGAGGTCGATCCGGGGCCGGTCTCGGTCGCCACGTCCGACGGATGCGAACAACCGCTCGCGCCAGAATGCCGGTGCGAACAGCCGCGGGAACTGGTACCACATCGAGAAGCCGCCGAACACCGCGAGGCCGACCACCACCTGAAGTAGCGGCGTCTGACGGAGCGAGAGCACGATCAACGGGACGACCGGGAGTGAACGACCCTGGGAGTAATCCAGGATGGCCCGGCCGCTGTCGTCGACGATCCCGCTCACCAACGCTTGATTATCCGTCCGCTCCAGCATGGCGTTCGTAAACATGCTCGCGTCCCCGGAGACGATCACGGTCCCGGCACCGACGGATTCGACCGTCGCGACCGGCCGTCGACCGAGCGTCTCGTCGTCGTCGAGCGTCCCGTTCCCGTTCGCATCGAGGTACGCTGTCGCCCGGGTCGACAGGAGTGGCTGGGCGGCGTTCGGCTCGACCGTCGCCGCGTGGTTGAGGGTCACCCTCTCGACGCCGTCGAGCAAACGGCCCGCTGCCGTCCGCACGTCGTCCGTCGCGTTGTCGTCGATCGTCGCCGGCACGACTACCGGCAGGGCGGACGACCGGTAGTTCGATTGCTCGTCCCGGAGGACGCGAGGGCCGAGTCGGGCGTCCGCATCGATCG contains:
- a CDS encoding AAA family ATPase, producing MSDPAEIHDAVQAEVGSVLIGNEDLVERLTIALLTDGHVLLEGVPGVAKTTLADLFARATGLESNRIQMTPDILPADITGTSIYREGTGQFELQRGPVFANVVVADEINRATPKTQSALLEAMQERHVTIEGETLELPDPFIVVATQNPIEMEGTFELPEAQRDRFQMKLIAGLPDRDDETELLRRFDADPDLGPSRAERVVTAEEIREAQERVADTYVAQAVQEYILDLVEATRTSSHVEYGASPRASIAFLNTAKARAAIQDRAYVIPSDVKSLAEPILSHRLVLSTDAELSDLETGAVVEEIIDSIEPPSRELVVEDEPAASVD
- a CDS encoding DUF4350 domain-containing protein codes for the protein MNWRTVLVWGPRFTLVVVLLGANIGLVVAMSTSAAPYSVYNQGWDGVSDLRSQIEAEGVDTSIALDTAPYEDRSAKDAVSFVLAPISAYEAADTARLNRFLANGGTVVVAAENGSRANPLLASIDADARLGPRVLRDEQSNYRSSALPVVVPATIDDNATDDVRTAAGRLLDGVERVTLNHAATVEPNAAQPLLSTRATAYLDANGNGTLDDDETLGRRPVATVESVGAGTVIVSGDASMFTNAMLERTDNQALVSGIVDDSGRAILDYSQGRSLPVVPLIVLSLRQTPLLQVVVGLAVFGGFSMWYQFPRLFAPAFWRERLFASVGRGDRDRPRIDLDAEDLDAFIRDRHPDWDDEQVSRVTKAIIRRRRQRRGNE